In Streptomyces puniciscabiei, a single genomic region encodes these proteins:
- a CDS encoding Uma2 family endonuclease yields the protein MSRRTEDRPQMTAEEFEELERHAPETVWLEFVNGKVVVKPMPDGNHSEIYMWLLERCMQLRPDLRLHPERGLKTEAYRKGRARADGVLVPKGSLKGKGEWSEATGVLMAVEITSWDSDTARRDRVEKPDGYAAAGIPVYLLIDRDDCSVVVFNQPEDGRYRHEEKLPFGASVKLPDPVNITLDTEPLKEFGD from the coding sequence ATGAGCCGCAGGACCGAGGACCGGCCGCAGATGACTGCCGAGGAGTTCGAGGAGCTGGAACGCCATGCCCCGGAGACCGTGTGGCTGGAGTTCGTGAACGGGAAGGTCGTCGTAAAGCCCATGCCGGACGGCAATCACAGCGAGATCTACATGTGGCTCCTGGAACGCTGCATGCAGCTGCGACCGGACCTGCGGCTCCATCCCGAGCGGGGACTCAAGACCGAGGCGTATCGCAAGGGGCGGGCTCGCGCCGATGGCGTACTCGTCCCCAAGGGCAGTCTCAAGGGCAAGGGCGAGTGGTCGGAGGCCACCGGCGTGCTGATGGCCGTGGAGATCACCTCGTGGGATTCCGACACGGCACGTCGAGACCGCGTCGAGAAGCCCGACGGCTACGCCGCCGCCGGTATCCCCGTCTACCTCCTCATCGACCGTGACGACTGCTCGGTCGTGGTGTTCAACCAGCCCGAGGACGGCCGCTACCGGCACGAGGAGAAGCTGCCCTTCGGCGCCTCCGTCAAGCTCCCCGACCCCGTGAACATCACCCTGGACACGGAGCCGCTCAAGGAGTTCGGCGATTAG
- a CDS encoding DUF397 domain-containing protein: protein MADQLKWFKSSYSDSEGAACVEVAPTPTTIHIRDSKTAPTGPELHLPAPAWSAFIAALQPGA from the coding sequence ATGGCTGACCAGCTGAAGTGGTTCAAGTCGAGTTACAGCGACTCCGAAGGAGCCGCCTGCGTCGAGGTCGCCCCCACCCCCACGACCATCCACATCCGCGACTCCAAGACGGCCCCCACCGGCCCCGAACTCCACCTCCCCGCCCCCGCCTGGTCGGCGTTCATCGCCGCACTCCAGCCCGGGGCTTGA
- a CDS encoding helix-turn-helix domain-containing protein: MSQSPPMWRFSGNQMKRWRSKANVSREQLAAASNYSTDTIKAMEQGVRMPTPRVLDVADEMCGAEGMLSAAKDYLQREKFPKRAQDFMEREKEAISFWSYEAGLIPGLLQTNAYMRSLIESHVPPLDEATVEQRITGRMERQAILDRTPPVAFAFTLYEAALRLPLVDDAQLRHLLAMSELRNVVLQVLPFERAVSIAGMGPMILLETVSHERFAYTESQFISDLSADPDVVRRVTERLSMLRAQALSPAESTRFLERMMERHG; encoded by the coding sequence GTGTCCCAGTCGCCGCCGATGTGGCGCTTCAGCGGTAACCAGATGAAACGCTGGCGCAGCAAGGCCAACGTCAGCCGCGAGCAACTGGCCGCCGCCTCCAACTACTCCACGGACACCATCAAGGCGATGGAACAGGGGGTGCGGATGCCGACGCCCCGAGTCCTGGACGTGGCGGACGAGATGTGCGGGGCGGAGGGGATGCTGAGTGCGGCGAAGGACTACTTGCAGCGCGAGAAGTTCCCGAAACGGGCGCAGGACTTCATGGAGCGGGAGAAAGAGGCGATCAGTTTCTGGTCGTACGAGGCCGGCCTGATCCCCGGGCTGTTGCAGACGAACGCGTACATGCGGAGCCTGATCGAGAGCCATGTTCCGCCCTTGGACGAGGCGACGGTGGAGCAGCGGATCACGGGCAGGATGGAACGGCAGGCCATCCTGGATCGCACGCCACCAGTTGCCTTTGCCTTCACCCTCTACGAGGCTGCTCTACGCCTCCCCTTGGTGGACGACGCACAGCTCCGTCACCTGCTGGCGATGTCGGAGCTGAGAAACGTCGTGTTGCAGGTGCTGCCGTTCGAACGAGCCGTCTCCATCGCGGGAATGGGGCCCATGATCTTGCTGGAGACCGTCAGCCATGAACGGTTCGCCTACACGGAAAGTCAGTTCATCAGTGACCTGTCGGCGGATCCTGACGTTGTTCGGCGGGTGACCGAGCGGCTTAGCATGCTTCGTGCCCAGGCCCTCAGTCCTGCTGAATCGACCCGGTTTCTCGAACGGATGATGGAGCGCCATGGCTGA
- a CDS encoding DUF5063 domain-containing protein encodes MSDATLHATGHNPDDFAVQIADQIESFLVAVTEVARGDEPGSTVPFLLLEVSQLLLAGGRLGAHEDIVPDERYEPDTGPDPDVDGLRENLARLLEPVDVYSEVFDPYEPRKAPVPARISDDLADVITDLRHGMAHYRAGRTTEALWWWQFSYFSNWGPTASAVLRALQSVLIHVRLNQPLEELDGLDTDQSDMGDETLEFEAGRVMAQEIGGPLGMRPAK; translated from the coding sequence ATGTCTGACGCCACACTGCACGCGACCGGTCACAACCCGGACGATTTCGCGGTCCAGATCGCGGACCAGATCGAGAGCTTCCTGGTGGCCGTCACGGAGGTGGCGAGGGGCGACGAGCCCGGCTCGACCGTCCCCTTCCTCCTCCTGGAGGTCTCCCAGCTCCTGCTGGCCGGCGGCCGCCTGGGCGCCCACGAGGACATCGTGCCCGACGAGCGCTACGAGCCGGACACGGGCCCGGACCCGGACGTGGACGGCCTCCGCGAGAACCTCGCCCGTCTCCTGGAGCCGGTCGACGTCTACTCCGAGGTCTTCGACCCGTACGAGCCCCGCAAGGCGCCGGTGCCGGCCCGGATCTCCGACGACCTCGCCGACGTCATCACCGACCTGCGCCACGGCATGGCCCACTACCGCGCGGGCCGCACCACGGAGGCCCTGTGGTGGTGGCAGTTCTCCTACTTCTCCAACTGGGGCCCCACGGCCTCCGCCGTCCTGCGCGCCCTGCAGTCGGTCCTCATCCACGTCCGTCTCAACCAGCCCCTGGAAGAACTGGACGGCCTCGACACCGACCAGTCCGACATGGGCGACGAGACCCTGGAGTTCGAGGCGGGCCGCGTCATGGCCCAGGAGATCGGCGGCCCGCTGGGGATGCGCCCGGCGAAGTGA
- the recR gene encoding recombination mediator RecR, producing the protein MYEGVVQDLIDELGRLPGVGPKSAQRIAFHILQAEPTDVKRLAHALLEVKAKVRFCATCGNVAQEELCNICRDPRRDPSVICVVEEPKDVVAIERTREFRGRYHVLGGAISPIEGVGPDDLRIRELLARLADGTVTELILATDPNLEGEATATYLARMIKPMGLKVTRLASGLPVGGDLEYADEVTLGRAFEGRRLLDV; encoded by the coding sequence GTGTACGAAGGCGTGGTCCAGGACCTCATCGACGAGCTGGGGCGGTTGCCCGGCGTCGGTCCCAAGAGCGCGCAGCGGATCGCCTTCCACATCCTGCAGGCGGAGCCGACGGACGTGAAGCGGCTCGCGCATGCGCTCCTGGAGGTCAAGGCGAAGGTCCGCTTCTGCGCGACCTGCGGCAATGTGGCGCAGGAGGAGCTGTGCAACATCTGCCGTGACCCGCGCCGCGACCCCTCGGTCATCTGCGTGGTCGAGGAACCCAAGGACGTGGTCGCCATCGAGCGCACCCGTGAGTTCAGGGGCCGCTACCACGTCCTCGGCGGCGCCATCAGCCCGATCGAGGGCGTCGGTCCCGACGACCTGCGTATACGAGAACTTCTCGCGCGGTTGGCCGACGGGACGGTCACGGAGCTGATCCTGGCGACGGACCCCAACCTGGAGGGCGAGGCCACGGCCACCTACCTCGCCCGCATGATCAAACCCATGGGCCTGAAGGTCACCCGCCTGGCCAGCGGCCTCCCGGTGGGTGGCGACCTGGAATACGCGGACGAGGTCACCCTCGGCCGCGCCTTCGAGGGGAGACGACTCCTAGATGTCTGA
- a CDS encoding YbaB/EbfC family nucleoid-associated protein — protein sequence MIPGGGQPNMQQLLQQAQKMQQDLQRAQEELANTEVDGQAGGGLVRATVTGAGELRALKIDPKAVDPEDTETLADLIVAAVQAANENAQTLQQQKLGPLAQGLGGGTGIPGLPF from the coding sequence GTGATCCCCGGTGGTGGCCAGCCCAACATGCAGCAGTTGCTCCAGCAGGCCCAGAAGATGCAGCAGGATCTCCAGCGGGCCCAGGAGGAACTGGCGAACACGGAGGTCGACGGGCAGGCGGGCGGAGGCCTGGTGAGGGCCACCGTGACCGGCGCCGGCGAGCTGCGCGCGCTGAAGATCGACCCGAAGGCGGTCGACCCGGAGGACACCGAGACCCTCGCCGACCTGATCGTGGCGGCCGTACAGGCGGCCAACGAGAACGCCCAGACGCTGCAGCAGCAGAAGCTCGGCCCGCTGGCCCAGGGGCTCGGCGGCGGCACGGGCATCCCCGGTCTGCCGTTCTGA
- a CDS encoding SLATT domain-containing protein, with protein MGQPEMQPEGPPQDGRGEGAAGLRPGDLTGRAFPLGDWGEPAQRLDELYRWVEHGALQTASWYLRDRVWKRRAARILRSGAAAGVAAGAALPLLDLTGAAHGVAPWGCLALLLAVGCVGVDRFFGVTSGWMRDVATAQAVQRRLQALQFDWASESIREVLGPAEGTAGEAAERCLGVLRRCAEDVTELVRVETTHWMVEFRTGSAPLGMQAAVAGYAPRQEPGAATARYPLPPANGTRPNMPRQRPPEPR; from the coding sequence GTGGGTCAGCCGGAGATGCAGCCCGAGGGTCCGCCTCAGGACGGGCGGGGCGAGGGTGCGGCCGGGCTGCGGCCGGGCGATCTGACCGGGCGGGCCTTCCCGCTCGGCGACTGGGGCGAGCCGGCCCAACGGCTCGACGAGCTGTACCGGTGGGTGGAGCACGGCGCACTGCAGACGGCGTCCTGGTATCTGCGGGACCGGGTGTGGAAGCGGCGTGCCGCCCGGATCCTGCGCTCGGGCGCGGCGGCGGGGGTGGCGGCCGGGGCGGCGCTGCCCCTGCTGGACCTCACCGGTGCGGCCCACGGGGTCGCGCCCTGGGGCTGTCTCGCGCTGCTGCTCGCCGTCGGCTGCGTCGGCGTCGACCGGTTCTTCGGCGTGACGTCCGGCTGGATGAGGGACGTGGCCACCGCGCAGGCGGTACAGCGGCGGCTGCAGGCGTTGCAGTTCGACTGGGCGTCCGAGAGCATCCGGGAGGTGCTGGGCCCGGCGGAGGGCACGGCCGGCGAGGCGGCGGAGCGGTGCCTGGGGGTGCTGCGGCGCTGCGCGGAGGACGTCACGGAACTGGTGCGCGTGGAGACGACGCACTGGATGGTCGAGTTCCGCACGGGTTCCGCCCCCCTGGGCATGCAGGCGGCGGTGGCCGGCTACGCGCCACGCCAGGAGCCCGGCGCCGCGACAGCCCGCTACCCGCTCCCGCCCGCCAACGGAACCCGCCCGAACATGCCCCGGCAGCGACCGCCCGAGCCGCGCTAG
- a CDS encoding serine/threonine-protein kinase encodes MDKLGAGDPQRIGGYRLLARLGAGGMGHVYLARSDRGRTVAVKLVREELAEQEEFRARFRQEVQAARRVGGYWTAPVLDADTEAAVPWVATGYVAGPSLQQVVGHDHGALPERSVRILAAGLAHALKDIHAAGIVHRDLKPSNVLVTIDGPRVIDFGIARALETTSLGGEGLTRTGSLVGSPGFMAPEQVRGDRITPACDVFCLGSVLAYAATGALPFGTANSGVHALMFRIAQEEPDLSGVPEGIADLVRECLRKEPGGRPSLDAILERTGAEDTVAGGRSRDPWLPGALVAQLGRHAVQLLEVEDPEGDGSVSSSSAGASSGAGAGAGASAGTSGGTRPSAGSGFPPAPPVQASSSGAGGPGGADSPSAAAGGGGGGAAPVAGVGGARGGAPGAGGGDGVVAAEHGAVADEGSGPGAGGGVNHLPTVVAGQTPPPGAPPVPPGFGGAPGAYGYAQQHPQPQPYAQSGGAYGYPQQGGAGAWGGAQQPYHAYGGGIGSTPPYGPPPVGGAREPERRSGRSTALLVVIALVVALGAGGSVYALMRNGGGGDNKGGGTVSPAPTVSGSGTSGAPSTAGPTPSASDSASASSDGAIPAGYLGTWETTIDNANGTNTRQLTIRQGEVGQSVLTLVADGPTDGGGTYHCVFDAKLAEQPGADGPLEIGPSTVTSGDPASSCTPGEATEVTLLPDGRLRRAKAGGGESLTYTKQ; translated from the coding sequence ATGGACAAGCTGGGGGCGGGGGATCCGCAGCGTATCGGGGGCTACCGGCTGCTGGCGCGGCTGGGCGCGGGCGGCATGGGGCACGTGTATCTGGCCCGGTCGGACCGGGGCCGTACCGTCGCCGTGAAACTGGTCCGCGAGGAGCTCGCCGAGCAGGAGGAGTTCCGGGCGCGGTTCCGGCAGGAGGTGCAGGCCGCGCGGCGGGTCGGCGGGTACTGGACCGCGCCCGTGCTGGACGCGGACACCGAGGCGGCGGTGCCATGGGTCGCCACCGGGTACGTCGCCGGGCCCAGCCTGCAGCAGGTGGTCGGCCACGACCACGGGGCGCTGCCCGAGCGGTCGGTACGGATCCTCGCGGCGGGGCTCGCGCACGCGCTGAAGGACATCCACGCGGCGGGGATCGTGCACCGGGACCTGAAGCCGTCGAACGTGCTGGTCACCATCGACGGTCCGCGTGTCATCGACTTCGGGATCGCGCGGGCGCTGGAGACGACCTCGCTGGGCGGCGAGGGGCTCACCCGGACGGGGTCGCTGGTCGGGTCGCCTGGGTTCATGGCGCCCGAGCAGGTGCGGGGGGACCGGATCACGCCCGCGTGCGACGTCTTCTGCCTCGGGTCGGTGCTGGCGTACGCGGCGACGGGGGCGCTGCCGTTCGGGACCGCCAACAGTGGGGTGCACGCGCTGATGTTCCGGATCGCTCAGGAGGAGCCGGATCTGTCGGGGGTGCCGGAGGGGATCGCCGACCTGGTGCGGGAGTGCTTGCGCAAGGAGCCGGGGGGCCGGCCTTCGCTGGACGCGATTCTGGAGCGGACGGGGGCGGAGGACACCGTGGCCGGGGGGCGGTCTCGGGATCCCTGGCTGCCGGGGGCGCTGGTCGCGCAACTCGGGCGTCATGCCGTGCAGTTGCTGGAGGTCGAGGATCCGGAGGGGGACGGGTCCGTTTCGTCTTCGTCTGCGGGTGCGAGTTCTGGTGCGGGTGCGGGTGCGGGTGCAAGTGCGGGTACGTCGGGGGGCACCCGGCCTTCGGCCGGGTCCGGGTTCCCACCCGCACCACCCGTGCAGGCATCGTCGTCGGGTGCGGGTGGCCCTGGTGGGGCGGATTCGCCGTCGGCGGCCGCGGGTGGTGGCGGTGGGGGTGCCGCGCCGGTTGCGGGTGTGGGTGGTGCCCGTGGGGGTGCCCCGGGTGCCGGTGGTGGGGACGGTGTCGTGGCGGCCGAGCATGGTGCCGTTGCCGATGAGGGGAGCGGGCCGGGGGCCGGGGGTGGGGTGAATCATCTGCCGACCGTTGTCGCGGGGCAGACTCCGCCGCCGGGGGCGCCGCCGGTGCCGCCGGGGTTCGGCGGCGCGCCGGGGGCGTACGGGTATGCGCAGCAGCATCCTCAGCCTCAGCCGTACGCGCAGTCGGGCGGCGCCTATGGCTATCCACAGCAGGGCGGGGCCGGGGCGTGGGGCGGGGCCCAGCAGCCGTACCACGCCTATGGCGGCGGGATCGGGTCCACGCCGCCGTACGGGCCGCCGCCTGTCGGTGGGGCGCGGGAACCGGAGCGGCGCAGCGGGCGGTCGACCGCGCTGCTCGTCGTGATCGCGCTGGTGGTGGCGCTGGGCGCGGGCGGCTCGGTGTACGCGTTGATGAGGAACGGCGGCGGGGGCGACAACAAGGGCGGCGGGACCGTCAGTCCGGCGCCCACCGTCAGCGGCTCCGGCACCTCGGGGGCGCCCAGCACGGCGGGGCCGACGCCGTCCGCCTCCGACTCCGCCTCCGCCTCCTCGGACGGGGCGATTCCGGCCGGCTACCTGGGGACCTGGGAGACGACCATCGACAACGCCAACGGGACCAACACCCGCCAACTGACCATCCGGCAGGGCGAGGTGGGGCAGAGTGTGCTGACGCTGGTCGCGGACGGACCGACGGACGGCGGTGGCACGTACCACTGTGTCTTCGACGCCAAGCTCGCCGAACAGCCCGGTGCCGACGGGCCGTTGGAGATCGGGCCGTCCACCGTCACCAGTGGTGATCCCGCCTCCTCCTGCACCCCGGGCGAGGCCACCGAGGTCACCCTGCTGCCGGACGGCCGGCTGAGGCGGGCGAAGGCGGGCGGCGGGGAGAGCCTGACGTACACCAAACAGTAG
- a CDS encoding aspartate aminotransferase family protein, which translates to MTPQPNPDAGAAVKAADRAHVFHSWSAQDLIDPLAVAGAEGSYFWDYDGKRYLDFTSGLVYTNIGYQHPKVVAAIQEQAAKMTTFAPAFAIEARSEAARLIAERTPGDLDKIFFTNGGADAVEHAVRMARLHTGRPKVLSAYRSYHGGTQQAVNITGDPRRWASDSGTQGVVHFWAPFLYRSRFYAENEEQETARALEHLETTIAFEGPGTVAAIVLETIPGTAGIMVPPPGYLTGVREICDRHGIVFVLDEVMAGFGRTGEWFAADLFGVVPDLMTFAKGVNSGYVPLGGVAISQEIAATFGKRPYPGGLTYSGHPLACAAAVATINVMAEEGVVENAKRLGETVLAPALADLAQRHPSVGEVRGVGMFWALDLVKNRETREPLVPYNAAGEANAPMAAFAAAAKQHGVWPFVNMNRTHVVPPCNVTEAELKEGLAALDAALSVADEHTA; encoded by the coding sequence ATGACCCCTCAGCCCAACCCCGACGCCGGCGCCGCAGTCAAGGCCGCGGACCGCGCGCACGTCTTCCACTCCTGGTCCGCCCAGGACCTCATCGACCCGCTCGCCGTCGCCGGCGCCGAGGGGTCGTACTTCTGGGACTACGACGGCAAGCGGTACCTGGACTTCACCAGCGGGCTCGTCTACACGAACATCGGCTACCAGCACCCGAAGGTCGTCGCGGCCATCCAGGAGCAGGCGGCGAAGATGACGACCTTCGCGCCCGCCTTCGCGATCGAGGCGCGCTCGGAGGCGGCCCGGCTGATCGCCGAGCGCACCCCCGGCGACCTGGACAAGATCTTCTTCACCAACGGCGGCGCCGACGCCGTCGAGCACGCGGTGCGCATGGCCCGGCTGCACACGGGCCGCCCCAAGGTGCTCTCGGCCTACCGCTCGTACCACGGCGGCACCCAGCAGGCGGTCAACATCACCGGCGACCCGCGCCGCTGGGCGAGCGACAGCGGCACGCAGGGAGTCGTCCACTTCTGGGCGCCCTTCCTCTACCGCTCCCGCTTCTACGCCGAGAACGAGGAGCAGGAGACCGCGCGCGCCCTGGAGCACCTGGAGACGACGATCGCCTTCGAGGGGCCGGGGACCGTCGCCGCGATCGTCCTGGAGACCATCCCCGGCACGGCCGGAATCATGGTGCCGCCGCCCGGCTACCTGACCGGGGTCCGCGAGATCTGCGACCGCCACGGCATCGTCTTCGTCCTGGACGAGGTCATGGCAGGCTTCGGGCGCACGGGTGAGTGGTTCGCCGCCGATCTCTTCGGTGTCGTACCCGACCTGATGACCTTCGCCAAGGGTGTGAACTCGGGTTACGTGCCGCTCGGCGGTGTCGCCATCTCCCAGGAGATCGCCGCGACCTTCGGCAAGCGCCCCTACCCCGGCGGTCTGACCTACTCCGGGCACCCGCTGGCCTGCGCCGCCGCCGTCGCCACGATCAACGTGATGGCGGAGGAGGGCGTGGTGGAGAACGCGAAGCGCCTCGGCGAGACCGTCCTCGCCCCGGCCCTCGCCGACCTGGCCCAGCGCCACCCAAGCGTCGGCGAGGTGCGCGGCGTCGGCATGTTCTGGGCACTGGACCTCGTGAAGAACCGCGAGACCCGCGAGCCGCTGGTGCCGTACAACGCGGCGGGCGAGGCGAACGCCCCGATGGCCGCGTTCGCGGCCGCCGCCAAGCAGCACGGCGTCTGGCCCTTCGTGAACATGAACCGCACCCACGTGGTCCCGCCGTGCAATGTCACCGAGGCCGAGCTCAAGGAGGGCCTCGCCGCCCTCGACGCCGCTCTGAGCGTGGCCGACGAGCACACGGCGTAG
- a CDS encoding GntR family transcriptional regulator — protein sequence MPGNGAVTRSTLRQQIADALRDEVLAGRLRPGRAFTVKEIADQYGVSATPVREALVDLSAQGILEADQHRGFRVPEYSVTDYRNMIEARSLVTDGMFQALSTGHPAFRTPPEDPRTTAALTTVRRRGEEAARAAAAGDLTILIGYDLRFWRELSALFGNPYLGDFLNRLRVQSWVCAVQHLLRLPDLRGRLWAGHTDLVDALSRREADTARGIVAASNAHSLQLLEHLTNG from the coding sequence ATGCCCGGCAACGGCGCCGTGACACGCAGCACCCTGCGCCAGCAGATCGCGGACGCGCTCCGTGACGAGGTGCTCGCGGGGCGGCTGCGGCCGGGCCGGGCGTTCACGGTCAAGGAGATCGCCGACCAGTACGGCGTCTCCGCCACCCCCGTCCGCGAGGCGCTGGTCGACCTGTCCGCGCAGGGCATCCTGGAGGCCGACCAGCATCGCGGCTTCCGGGTGCCGGAGTACTCGGTCACCGACTACCGGAACATGATCGAGGCCCGCAGCCTGGTCACCGACGGCATGTTCCAGGCCCTCAGCACCGGCCACCCCGCCTTCCGCACCCCGCCCGAGGACCCGCGTACGACGGCCGCGCTCACCACGGTGCGGCGCCGCGGCGAGGAGGCCGCGCGGGCCGCCGCGGCCGGCGACCTGACCATCCTCATCGGCTACGACCTGCGCTTCTGGCGCGAGCTGAGCGCGCTCTTCGGCAACCCCTACCTCGGCGACTTCCTCAACCGCCTGCGCGTGCAGTCCTGGGTGTGCGCGGTGCAGCACCTGCTCCGCCTGCCCGACCTGCGCGGCCGCCTGTGGGCCGGGCACACGGACCTGGTCGACGCGCTGTCCCGCCGCGAGGCCGACACCGCCCGCGGCATCGTCGCCGCGTCCAACGCCCATTCGCTTCAGCTGCTGGAACACCTGACCAACGGGTAG
- a CDS encoding DUF6400 family protein, giving the protein MSPHGPAFEFSVDLSAHEMLRRTHVMAALGPDWDPAAALRGEEEARALLYSGLDAEQQRIYDELVAAGVLPAEPGDAAA; this is encoded by the coding sequence ATGTCCCCCCACGGCCCCGCCTTCGAATTCAGCGTCGACCTGAGCGCGCACGAGATGCTCCGGCGCACCCACGTCATGGCCGCCCTCGGCCCCGACTGGGACCCTGCGGCGGCGCTGCGGGGCGAGGAGGAGGCGCGGGCGCTGCTGTACTCCGGCCTGGACGCCGAGCAGCAGCGGATCTACGACGAGCTGGTGGCGGCCGGCGTACTCCCGGCGGAACCCGGCGATGCTGCCGCTTGA
- a CDS encoding ester cyclase, giving the protein MEADAGGHARLLSGPSARRTRTRTADEPGAAFEGLRRQSEALAPLTVRVDELIGEGDRVVARVTQRGVHSGAHPRMPEPTGRSFEIEAIWIFTLREGKIAEIRAVSDRLGLFAQLGWPLPEG; this is encoded by the coding sequence CTGGAAGCTGACGCAGGCGGGCACGCCCGTCTTCTGAGCGGGCCGTCCGCCCGACGGACGAGGACGAGAACGGCGGACGAGCCGGGGGCGGCGTTCGAGGGCCTGCGCCGGCAGTCGGAGGCCCTCGCACCGCTCACCGTCCGGGTGGACGAGCTGATCGGCGAGGGCGACCGGGTGGTGGCCCGCGTGACCCAGCGGGGCGTCCACAGCGGGGCGCATCCGCGCATGCCGGAGCCGACCGGCCGGTCCTTCGAGATCGAGGCGATCTGGATCTTCACGCTGCGGGAGGGGAAGATCGCGGAGATCCGCGCGGTGAGCGACCGCCTCGGCCTGTTCGCACAGCTGGGCTGGCCGCTGCCCGAGGGCTGA